One Bacteroidia bacterium genomic window carries:
- a CDS encoding sigma-70 family RNA polymerase sigma factor — protein sequence MKENMQDWSDRVLVKAYQQGNQQAFATLLHRHQKHVYNVITMIVKDKFIAEDIFQETFMKVITLLQTHQYQEEGKFSHWLIRIAYNLSVDYFRKIRKNPTITDSESDILTQEDRFVDTQEADTSILQHEDEHIITQLLKRLPDEQREVVVLRHYADMSFKEIAEMTQCSINTVLGRMRYALINLRKMLSQQEFKTLN from the coding sequence ATGAAGGAAAATATGCAAGATTGGTCTGACAGAGTGTTAGTAAAAGCTTATCAGCAAGGTAACCAGCAAGCTTTCGCTACGCTACTGCACAGACATCAAAAGCACGTGTACAACGTAATTACGATGATTGTCAAGGACAAGTTTATTGCAGAAGACATATTTCAGGAAACATTTATGAAAGTCATCACCCTCCTACAAACTCATCAGTACCAAGAAGAAGGTAAATTTTCACATTGGTTGATTCGAATAGCCTACAACCTCTCCGTAGATTATTTTAGAAAGATACGAAAAAATCCCACAATCACAGATAGCGAAAGCGATATACTAACCCAAGAAGACAGATTCGTGGATACCCAAGAAGCAGATACTAGCATACTACAACATGAAGATGAACACATTATCACCCAGCTACTCAAACGCTTACCTGATGAACAAAGAGAAGTAGTAGTACTTAGACACTACGCAGATATGTCCTTCAAAGAAATTGCAGAAATGACACAATGTAGCATCAACACTGTGCTAGGTAGAATGCGCTATGCTTTAATTAACCTACGTAAAATGCTTTCACAACAAGAGTTCAAGACATTAAATTAA